A section of the Clostridium sp. TW13 genome encodes:
- a CDS encoding phosphotransferase — MNINKINNYINKSRKIENLSSKHDLNSLKLEKRMISKLIDENYSIGSISNIDKIANGMSSICYYILTDKGEFILKNVEDNGMNNPDNEPKIHEVLANENIPVSKFYLTKQGKYILNDGGNIYHLKNYIRGEVYKPNTASEWLMRDSAVMLGKIQKAMEQISILPIGIGEGYFENMSPKKSISSYLQTLKIAEAKNDIDIMKDIQSRVEILNTIPKEDIRVMDLTCKSTHGDYSINQIVCGQQSINGIIDFTSACIHPICWEVIRSFSIADSDCIDGTINIENLKRYIQSFLRYGELNSYDLKMMPYVYFYQLLFPNYYNQYYSSNNPNRELLLNNARFSTKVCQWFASNINNISDELVRSF, encoded by the coding sequence ATGAATATAAATAAGATCAATAATTATATTAATAAGTCTAGAAAAATAGAAAACTTATCATCTAAACATGATTTAAACTCTTTAAAGTTAGAGAAAAGGATGATTTCTAAATTAATTGATGAAAATTACAGCATAGGTTCAATTTCAAATATAGATAAAATAGCAAATGGCATGAGCTCAATCTGTTATTATATTTTAACTGATAAAGGAGAATTTATCCTTAAAAATGTTGAGGATAATGGTATGAATAATCCTGATAATGAACCCAAAATTCACGAAGTACTTGCAAATGAAAATATACCTGTATCTAAATTTTATTTAACTAAACAAGGCAAATATATTCTCAATGATGGAGGAAATATATATCATCTTAAAAATTATATAAGAGGTGAGGTATATAAACCTAATACAGCATCAGAATGGCTTATGAGAGATAGTGCAGTTATGCTAGGGAAAATACAAAAAGCCATGGAACAAATAAGTATACTACCAATAGGAATTGGTGAAGGGTATTTTGAGAATATGTCACCTAAAAAATCAATATCAAGTTATCTACAAACATTAAAAATTGCAGAAGCTAAAAATGATATAGATATTATGAAAGATATTCAGTCTAGAGTGGAAATTCTTAATACAATCCCCAAAGAAGATATTAGAGTAATGGACTTAACTTGTAAATCAACTCATGGGGATTATTCTATAAATCAAATAGTTTGTGGACAACAATCCATTAATGGGATTATTGATTTTACATCTGCATGCATACATCCAATTTGTTGGGAAGTTATAAGGTCATTTTCAATTGCAGATAGTGATTGCATAGATGGAACTATAAACATTGAAAATTTAAAAAGATATATACAAAGTTTTTTACGATATGGAGAATTAAATAGTTATGATTTAAAGATGATGCCATATGTGTATTTTTATCAACTCTTATTTCCTAATTATTACAATCAATACTATTCATCAAATAATCCCAATAGGGAGTTACTTCTTAATAATGCTAGATTTTCAACTAAGGTATGCCAATGGTTTGCGTCTAATATAAACAATATATCTGATGAACTTGTAAGATCTTTTTAA
- a CDS encoding response regulator transcription factor: MVDLLLVEDNLELADLICTFLKKDGFSIINVDSGEKAVEFFEDNVAKIVLLDIMLPGIDGFTVCSSIRENHNTPIIIMSAKVDKEDKINGFALGADDYIEKPVDVDILSAKISALMKRNYELKAKRTIVNSGAISINKEAKEVYLNGKMLNMTTKEFELLLLFVENPGKALKKDYIFNKIWGSESFSEDQTLTVHVKMLRDKIEDNPKKPKRILTQWGVGYKYEEI; the protein is encoded by the coding sequence ATGGTAGATCTACTTCTAGTAGAGGATAATTTAGAACTTGCAGATTTGATTTGTACTTTTTTAAAAAAGGATGGTTTTAGTATTATAAATGTGGACAGTGGGGAAAAAGCAGTAGAATTTTTTGAAGATAATGTTGCTAAGATTGTACTTTTAGATATAATGCTTCCTGGTATAGATGGTTTTACAGTGTGCTCTAGTATAAGAGAAAATCATAATACCCCAATTATAATAATGAGTGCAAAGGTGGATAAAGAGGATAAAATTAATGGTTTTGCATTGGGGGCTGATGATTATATTGAAAAGCCAGTAGATGTTGATATCTTAAGTGCAAAGATTTCAGCATTAATGAAAAGAAACTATGAGCTTAAAGCGAAACGTACAATTGTGAATTCTGGTGCTATTTCAATTAATAAAGAAGCAAAGGAAGTATACCTTAATGGAAAGATGTTAAATATGACCACTAAGGAGTTTGAATTATTACTTTTATTTGTAGAGAATCCAGGCAAAGCGTTAAAAAAGGATTATATATTTAATAAAATTTGGGGATCAGAAAGTTTTAGTGAAGATCAAACCTTAACTGTCCATGTAAAGATGCTTAGGGATAAGATTGAAGATAATCCTAAAAAGCCAAAAAGGATTCTGACTCAATGGGGAGTAGGTTATAAATATGAAGAAATTTGA
- a CDS encoding MFS transporter, with protein sequence MNKNQKVLAFISLGIACFLTVLDSTIVNVSLPSMANYFKTDMIGISWVSTAYLIPFSALLINFSKIADIYGRKKLFLIGLLVFGSSSIFCGLSTSISMIIIFRIIQGIGAAILAPLAVPLSIELFGKDAMSKLGIAIGMIISIAAASGPIIGGILNEVFGFKAIFYVNIPFIIISLFFGSKYVKECYDRTIEKKIDILGSILLAYGIGALTFLLVKGSSYGWGSTKIISLIITSAISIIAFLIYELRSKNPMIEFNLFKTKSFTSSIIIIGVIFFAYMPISYLMNFYLENQLGYTVLNAGLLLGIVSGVSFIISPIFGIIYKKFGARIISLLAVIFVALGDLMFVFMNGSNNIKVIITAFIIVGLGIGATSPLYQSAFEEISNDKNGLASGILNSFRQLTACIAIALVSTLSTSYTTQAISNSKDRIVNTINSNLLLESQVKSEICNKIKTSSGNSQNTTFSKDMVNKLIQNKKNAVLANAPKNMKSTIEEKFTAQTNEIYKILDEAITIKTDETNKVYNKCFLITSIIAMLGLIAVPFNKKKETEIKSRQQSA encoded by the coding sequence ATGAATAAAAATCAAAAAGTATTAGCATTTATTTCTTTAGGAATAGCTTGTTTCTTAACAGTATTAGATTCAACTATAGTTAATGTATCACTGCCAAGTATGGCTAACTATTTCAAAACAGATATGATAGGAATATCTTGGGTAAGTACAGCTTACTTAATTCCTTTCTCAGCTCTTCTAATAAATTTCTCAAAAATAGCAGATATTTATGGAAGAAAGAAACTTTTTTTAATTGGTCTTTTAGTATTTGGTTCATCATCAATATTTTGTGGACTTTCTACTTCCATTTCTATGATTATCATTTTTAGAATTATCCAAGGCATAGGTGCTGCAATTCTTGCTCCATTAGCTGTTCCTTTAAGTATCGAGCTATTTGGAAAAGATGCTATGTCAAAGTTAGGGATTGCAATAGGTATGATAATTTCTATAGCTGCTGCCTCTGGTCCTATTATTGGAGGAATTTTGAATGAAGTCTTTGGTTTCAAAGCAATATTCTACGTAAATATTCCTTTTATTATTATCTCCTTATTCTTTGGATCAAAATATGTTAAAGAATGTTATGATAGAACAATAGAAAAGAAAATAGATATTTTGGGTTCAATATTATTAGCTTACGGAATCGGAGCTCTTACCTTTCTACTTGTTAAAGGGAGTTCTTACGGATGGGGAAGCACAAAAATAATTTCTCTAATCATAACTTCAGCAATCTCAATTATTGCATTTCTAATATACGAATTAAGATCAAAGAATCCAATGATAGAATTTAACTTATTTAAAACTAAAAGCTTTACTTCTTCTATAATAATAATTGGAGTAATCTTCTTTGCTTATATGCCAATATCCTATCTAATGAATTTCTACCTAGAAAATCAATTAGGATATACAGTATTAAACGCTGGACTTTTATTAGGTATAGTAAGCGGTGTGTCTTTTATTATCTCTCCTATTTTCGGTATTATATATAAGAAATTTGGTGCTAGAATCATTTCTTTATTAGCTGTAATTTTTGTAGCTTTAGGCGACTTAATGTTTGTGTTCATGAATGGCTCTAATAATATTAAAGTAATTATTACTGCTTTCATTATAGTTGGTCTTGGAATTGGTGCAACGTCTCCATTATATCAAAGTGCTTTTGAGGAAATCTCAAATGATAAGAATGGACTTGCATCTGGAATATTAAATAGCTTTAGACAACTGACTGCTTGCATAGCCATAGCTTTGGTTTCAACATTAAGCACTAGCTATACTACTCAGGCGATAAGCAACTCAAAAGATAGAATAGTAAATACAATAAATAGCAATCTACTCCTTGAAAGCCAAGTAAAATCTGAAATATGTAATAAAATAAAAACTTCTTCTGGTAACAGTCAAAATACTACTTTTTCAAAAGATATGGTTAATAAATTAATTCAAAATAAAAAAAATGCAGTATTAGCTAATGCTCCAAAAAATATGAAATCAACTATTGAAGAAAAGTTCACTGCTCAAACTAACGAAATTTATAAAATTCTAGATGAAGCAATAACAATAAAGACTGATGAAACAAACAAAGTTTATAACAAGTGTTTCTTAATTACATCAATTATTGCTATGTTAGGTCTAATAGCTGTACCTTTTAATAAAAAGAAGGAGACTGAAATAAAATCCAGACAACAGTCTGCATAG
- a CDS encoding ABC transporter ATP-binding protein: MNSLKVIDLCKTYIINKRQNNILRNINFEINAGEMVAIMGPSGSGKSTLLYVTSGMDNLTAGKVDYFGKEISTLTANQMSDLRLDEMGFIFQQMHMLKNLSIYDNIILLAYQSKKGRDKKEVNDRARELMHKLGISEIAENDTNEVSGGQLQRACICRSLINSPKMIFADEPTGALNQQNSKEVMRELNRINQEGTTIMLVTHDMKVATKCDKIMYIEDGSIKGNIDLGKFIDENSFKDRERKVSNWLMEMGW, from the coding sequence ATGAATTCATTAAAAGTTATAGATTTATGTAAAACTTATATTATAAATAAAAGACAAAATAATATTTTGAGAAATATAAACTTTGAAATTAATGCAGGTGAAATGGTTGCGATAATGGGACCAAGCGGTTCTGGTAAATCAACACTTCTTTACGTGACAAGCGGAATGGATAATTTAACTGCAGGAAAAGTAGATTACTTTGGAAAAGAAATTAGTACTCTTACAGCAAATCAAATGAGTGATTTAAGACTTGATGAAATGGGATTTATTTTTCAACAAATGCATATGTTAAAAAATCTCTCAATATATGATAATATTATATTACTAGCATATCAGTCAAAAAAAGGAAGAGATAAAAAAGAAGTTAATGACAGGGCAAGAGAATTGATGCACAAGCTTGGAATAAGTGAAATTGCAGAAAATGATACAAATGAGGTTTCAGGTGGACAACTTCAGAGAGCTTGCATTTGCAGAAGCTTAATTAACTCCCCAAAGATGATTTTTGCTGATGAGCCTACAGGGGCCTTAAATCAACAAAATTCCAAGGAAGTTATGAGAGAGCTTAATAGAATTAATCAAGAAGGGACCACTATTATGCTTGTTACTCATGATATGAAGGTCGCAACTAAGTGCGATAAAATAATGTATATTGAGGATGGCTCAATAAAAGGAAATATTGATTTGGGCAAATTTATTGATGAGAATAGTTTTAAGGATAGAGAAAGGAAGGTTAGCAATTGGCTAATGGAGATGGGATGGTAA
- a CDS encoding U32 family peptidase produces the protein MKIVAGLGCIDDYITLVKAGTDEVFCGYVPYEWNKKYSSVFPLNRREVLYYNIQIGSFEDMKILRKMVDVYKVPVSITFNYLYYLEEQYEMIANMIKNLIDIGFRDFIIADIALILYLKEKDIQCSIHLSGECAELNQLSIDFFNKLNISRYIFHRKNTIEDMSSCISNNKVKNLQYEAFILNERCHYTGAFCNSLHCDELIHLCKMPYQLSKLSAQANNFKEVDSKLEFYYKELENQENEEDLNTEDRECVESGEEIAESYVLGSTGCGLCSLRKLKEAGITHLKVVGRGNSIENMEKDVRNLKRAIDILSDIEDSKAYEDKVKDKLFNDKCSGQCYY, from the coding sequence GTGAAAATAGTAGCAGGACTTGGATGTATTGATGATTATATAACACTGGTGAAGGCAGGAACAGACGAAGTGTTTTGTGGATATGTTCCTTATGAGTGGAATAAAAAATACAGCAGCGTATTTCCGTTAAATAGAAGAGAGGTGCTTTATTATAATATTCAGATAGGTTCTTTTGAGGATATGAAAATACTTAGAAAAATGGTTGATGTATATAAGGTGCCAGTAAGTATAACTTTTAATTATTTATACTATCTTGAAGAACAATATGAAATGATAGCTAACATGATAAAGAATCTTATAGATATTGGTTTTAGAGATTTTATTATTGCAGATATTGCTCTTATATTGTATTTGAAAGAAAAGGATATACAATGTTCAATACATTTAAGTGGAGAATGCGCTGAATTGAATCAGTTATCCATTGATTTCTTTAATAAGTTGAATATATCTCGTTACATATTTCATAGAAAAAATACAATTGAGGATATGAGTTCATGCATAAGCAATAACAAGGTGAAAAATCTTCAATACGAAGCATTTATCTTAAACGAGAGATGCCATTATACCGGGGCATTTTGCAATTCATTGCATTGTGATGAATTGATTCATTTATGTAAAATGCCATATCAGTTATCAAAATTAAGTGCACAAGCTAATAATTTTAAAGAGGTTGATAGTAAGCTTGAATTTTATTATAAGGAGCTAGAAAATCAGGAAAATGAAGAAGATTTGAATACAGAAGATAGAGAATGTGTAGAAAGTGGAGAGGAAATAGCAGAGTCATACGTTCTTGGTAGTACAGGTTGTGGACTATGCTCTTTGAGAAAATTGAAAGAAGCAGGCATTACACATTTAAAAGTAGTTGGAAGAGGAAATTCCATTGAGAATATGGAAAAGGACGTTAGAAATCTAAAGAGGGCTATTGATATTCTAAGTGATATTGAAGATAGTAAGGCTTATGAGGATAAAGTAAAAGATAAGTTGTTTAATGATAAATGCAGTGGTCAATGCTATTATTAA
- a CDS encoding LytR/AlgR family response regulator transcription factor, with product MDIKVLIVDDEQGIRTVIKKILDKSGGFQVIADTDNGDEAIGIFNEHRPEVVFIDVQMPGCSGIECAKKIADIEPKTIIIFATAHQEYMSDAFQLYAFDYLIKPFKIDRVMQTLDRIKKLNKPSYNDGIDKIIKHEKGLDKLMIKSKEGISFIDTKEIVLVQREENSTVIYTRTDSFITSISLSDIEEKLDHTQFFRSHKSYIINLSLITKIYPYGRWTYVVKLKNTEKDALLTHEKYEEIKKLFSL from the coding sequence ATGGATATAAAAGTGCTTATAGTTGATGATGAACAAGGAATAAGAACTGTAATTAAAAAGATATTGGATAAGTCTGGTGGCTTTCAGGTTATTGCAGATACTGATAATGGAGATGAAGCTATAGGCATATTTAATGAGCACCGCCCTGAGGTGGTGTTCATTGATGTACAAATGCCTGGCTGTAGTGGCATAGAATGTGCCAAAAAGATAGCAGATATAGAACCCAAAACTATAATTATCTTTGCAACAGCTCATCAGGAGTATATGTCTGATGCATTTCAATTATATGCATTTGACTATTTAATCAAGCCATTCAAAATAGATAGGGTAATGCAGACGTTAGATAGAATAAAGAAATTAAATAAGCCTAGTTATAATGATGGAATTGATAAAATCATAAAGCATGAAAAAGGTTTAGATAAACTTATGATAAAAAGTAAGGAAGGTATAAGCTTTATTGATACAAAAGAGATAGTTCTAGTGCAAAGAGAGGAAAATTCTACTGTTATATATACAAGAACAGATAGTTTTATAACATCTATTTCTTTATCTGATATAGAGGAAAAATTGGATCATACTCAGTTTTTCAGAAGTCATAAATCTTATATTATAAATTTATCGTTAATTACTAAAATATATCCATATGGAAGATGGACTTATGTGGTTAAGCTTAAGAATACAGAAAAAGATGCATTATTAACCCATGAAAAATACGAGGAAATAAAGAAATTATTCAGCCTATAA
- the floA gene encoding flotillin-like protein FloA (flotillin-like protein involved in membrane lipid rafts), protein MMNASLIIIVVVVVLILSLFVTFVPLGLWISSLAANVKVSIFNLIGMRLRRVVPAKIVIPLIKSTKAGMGLTVNQLEAHYLAGGNVDNVVNALIAAHRADIDLQFEKAAAIDLAGRDVLEAVKMSVNPRVIETPNVSAVAKDGIELLVKARVTVRANLERLVGGAGEATILARVGEGIVTTVGSSTSHKIVLENPDAISKTVLNKGLDAGTAFEILSIDIADVDVGRNIGAQLQTLQAEADKNIAQAKAEERRAMAVAKEQEMRAAVVEAEAEVPRAMAYALREGKLGIMDYYDMQNVIADTNMRSSISDAGNKNKNITTGGSDSKDKK, encoded by the coding sequence ATAATGAATGCTAGTTTAATTATTATTGTTGTAGTAGTGGTACTTATATTATCTTTGTTTGTAACCTTTGTACCACTAGGATTATGGATATCTTCTTTAGCAGCCAATGTTAAAGTAAGTATATTCAATTTAATTGGTATGAGACTAAGAAGAGTTGTACCAGCTAAAATAGTAATTCCACTTATAAAATCAACAAAGGCTGGTATGGGACTAACTGTTAATCAGTTAGAAGCACATTATTTAGCTGGTGGTAATGTAGACAATGTAGTAAATGCATTGATTGCTGCACATAGAGCTGATATAGACTTACAATTTGAAAAAGCAGCTGCTATTGATTTAGCAGGTAGAGATGTTTTAGAAGCAGTTAAAATGAGTGTTAACCCAAGAGTAATTGAAACACCAAATGTTTCAGCAGTCGCAAAGGATGGTATTGAACTTTTAGTTAAGGCTAGAGTTACAGTTAGAGCTAACCTTGAAAGACTTGTTGGTGGTGCAGGAGAGGCAACTATTTTAGCAAGAGTTGGTGAAGGTATAGTAACTACAGTTGGTTCTTCTACTAGTCATAAGATAGTGTTAGAGAATCCAGATGCAATCTCAAAAACAGTATTAAATAAAGGATTAGATGCAGGTACAGCATTTGAGATTTTATCCATTGATATAGCAGACGTAGATGTTGGAAGAAATATAGGAGCTCAACTTCAAACATTACAAGCAGAAGCTGATAAGAATATAGCACAAGCTAAAGCAGAAGAGAGAAGAGCAATGGCTGTAGCTAAGGAACAAGAAATGAGAGCTGCAGTTGTAGAAGCAGAAGCAGAAGTACCAAGAGCAATGGCTTATGCACTTAGAGAAGGTAAACTTGGAATAATGGATTATTATGATATGCAGAATGTTATTGCAGATACAAACATGAGAAGCTCAATTTCTGATGCAGGAAATAAAAATAAGAATATAACTACAGGTGGCTCAGATAGTAAAGACAAAAAATAG
- a CDS encoding NfeD family protein yields the protein MGLLSNITLITIILLIVGFGLVLLEMHIPGFGVPGIVGGICLILAVVLTAQNFAQALVMSLVILAVLGIMLGVVITFFSKGRLFKPLILSEEQKKEHGYISSSDLDYLLGKKGITITDLRPSGSVDIDGVKFDVISEGEYIPSGTNVEIFKVNGVKLVVKKSKI from the coding sequence ATGGGACTGCTATCAAATATTACACTTATAACAATTATACTTTTAATTGTAGGCTTTGGTTTAGTACTTTTAGAAATGCATATTCCTGGTTTTGGTGTACCCGGAATTGTAGGTGGAATATGTTTAATATTAGCGGTAGTATTAACAGCTCAAAACTTTGCTCAAGCATTGGTTATGTCATTAGTGATATTAGCTGTGCTAGGCATAATGCTTGGTGTGGTCATAACATTTTTTTCGAAAGGAAGGCTGTTTAAACCACTAATATTGTCAGAAGAGCAAAAGAAGGAACATGGATATATTAGTTCTTCAGATTTAGATTATTTACTTGGGAAAAAAGGAATTACAATTACAGATTTAAGACCATCAGGTTCTGTAGATATAGATGGAGTTAAGTTTGATGTGATTTCAGAGGGAGAGTATATTCCTAGTGGAACTAATGTTGAAATTTTTAAGGTTAATGGAGTAAAGTTGGTAGTGAAAAAATCAAAAATATAA
- a CDS encoding sensor histidine kinase, which yields MKKFDRVIASVIVLYLVSSLAILGLIQKNNEQLSSEYKVEINRIYLGLVEGESFTEPNLESYKYVKSVLFLSKSETTNKNVADKFYKSINGVQYEVKPWYNGEKFLGYLRFNYVLENSNNNILLGIEFILFIFSAIIISILLYVRNSIIRPFNILSEMPYELSKGNLKEDIKENKGRYFGKFTWGINVLRENLDHHKIKELKLEKEKKLLLLSISHDIKTPLNTIKLYAKAIEEEVYDTNERKILAAKQIQEKSLEIENFVKEIIKTSSEDILEIEVKDSEFYLKDLIDKVIVTYKEKCMLKMIDFIVQDYHNKLIKGDLDRAFEVIGNIIENAFKYGDGKEIKISFYEEDYCQLIKIYNSGEKISQNEFNHIFDSFYRASNAKDKQGNGLGLYICKYIMQKMDGDIFAEYESEGMSFTLVLR from the coding sequence ATGAAGAAATTTGATAGAGTAATTGCTAGTGTAATAGTTCTTTATTTAGTAAGTTCACTTGCAATACTTGGTTTGATTCAGAAAAACAATGAACAATTAAGTAGTGAATATAAAGTTGAAATAAATAGAATATATTTAGGCTTAGTAGAGGGGGAATCCTTTACTGAGCCTAATTTAGAATCTTATAAATATGTAAAGTCAGTGCTTTTTTTATCTAAATCAGAAACCACAAACAAGAATGTTGCAGATAAGTTTTATAAAAGCATAAATGGAGTACAATATGAAGTTAAACCTTGGTATAATGGAGAAAAATTTTTAGGCTATTTAAGATTTAATTATGTGCTTGAAAATTCAAATAACAATATTTTATTAGGTATAGAATTTATATTATTTATCTTTTCAGCCATAATAATTTCAATTCTATTGTATGTTAGAAATTCAATTATTAGGCCCTTCAATATCCTAAGTGAAATGCCTTATGAATTATCAAAAGGGAATTTAAAGGAAGATATTAAAGAAAACAAAGGTAGATATTTTGGGAAGTTTACTTGGGGAATTAATGTACTTAGGGAAAATTTGGATCATCATAAGATAAAAGAGCTTAAACTTGAAAAGGAAAAGAAACTCTTGTTGCTTTCAATTTCACATGATATAAAAACACCGCTAAATACAATAAAACTTTATGCCAAGGCAATAGAAGAAGAGGTTTATGATACTAATGAGAGAAAGATATTAGCAGCAAAGCAAATACAAGAAAAATCATTAGAAATAGAAAATTTCGTAAAGGAGATAATAAAAACTTCTAGTGAGGATATTCTTGAAATTGAAGTTAAAGATAGTGAATTTTACTTAAAGGATTTAATTGATAAAGTAATTGTGACTTATAAAGAAAAGTGTATGCTAAAAATGATAGATTTCATTGTACAAGACTATCATAATAAACTAATCAAAGGTGATTTGGACAGAGCCTTTGAAGTTATAGGAAATATAATAGAAAATGCCTTTAAGTATGGTGATGGCAAAGAAATAAAGATATCTTTTTATGAAGAAGATTATTGTCAGCTTATTAAGATATACAATAGTGGAGAAAAGATAAGTCAAAATGAATTCAATCATATTTTTGATAGCTTTTATAGGGCTAGCAATGCAAAAGATAAACAAGGAAATGGACTTGGTCTTTATATCTGCAAGTATATAATGCAAAAGATGGATGGAGATATTTTTGCAGAGTATGAAAGTGAAGGTATGAGTTTCACACTAGTATTAAGATAA
- a CDS encoding sensor histidine kinase has product MIKKPRYNISKVVIISIFLNLVQMVLITLFIYYKNRNPYMLDGNFIVYIIAISIGVNNIITGIIFYNILFKKGRNNLIDTIKDLEKFNTTLRTQRHDYLNHIQVIYSLMELEEFDEARKYIEPVYKDIVRVSKALKTSKPAVNALLQAKLQMAEKNGIEMELEIKSDLSQLSMEAWEFCRVVGNIIDNAIFALKLKPDDRYMLVEFMEDLENISVYISNNGSVIPKEIIGEIFKQGFTTKGDKGDGMGLSIVKEIVESFSGTVTVTSNERKTCFAIILPKKGYKAHEIN; this is encoded by the coding sequence ATGATTAAGAAGCCAAGATATAACATATCTAAAGTAGTAATAATCTCTATTTTTTTAAATTTAGTACAAATGGTACTTATAACATTGTTTATTTATTATAAAAATAGAAACCCATACATGCTTGATGGAAACTTTATTGTCTATATTATTGCAATAAGCATAGGTGTTAATAATATAATTACTGGAATTATATTTTATAATATTTTGTTTAAAAAAGGTAGAAATAATTTAATAGATACTATAAAAGATCTTGAGAAATTTAATACAACTTTAAGAACTCAAAGGCATGATTACTTAAATCATATTCAGGTTATTTACTCTTTGATGGAACTTGAAGAGTTTGATGAGGCTAGAAAATATATAGAGCCTGTCTACAAAGACATTGTAAGAGTTAGTAAGGCCTTAAAAACCTCAAAGCCAGCAGTAAATGCACTGCTTCAAGCAAAGCTTCAGATGGCAGAAAAGAATGGGATAGAGATGGAATTAGAAATAAAAAGTGATTTGAGTCAGCTTAGTATGGAAGCATGGGAGTTTTGCAGAGTAGTAGGAAATATAATAGATAATGCAATATTTGCTTTAAAGTTAAAGCCTGATGATAGATATATGCTCGTTGAGTTTATGGAGGATTTAGAGAATATTAGTGTTTATATATCAAATAATGGCAGTGTTATACCTAAAGAAATTATAGGGGAGATATTTAAACAAGGCTTTACTACCAAAGGGGATAAGGGAGATGGTATGGGACTTTCTATAGTCAAAGAAATTGTTGAAAGTTTTTCAGGCACTGTAACAGTTACATCAAACGAGAGAAAGACATGTTTTGCAATAATTTTACCTAAAAAGGGATATAAGGCACATGAAATTAATTAG